One stretch of Eupeodes corollae chromosome 2, idEupCoro1.1, whole genome shotgun sequence DNA includes these proteins:
- the LOC129945186 gene encoding uncharacterized protein LOC129945186, translating to MPGTIDYSPPVNAKADAPTENSIKALERNCQNSSNKYFPSRRELWFAQLEAQFTLVNLPSDARKFNLVIAHLDPSTAPAIQGVTINKPQGNAYVRLKEELISRLAPSRDTQIRQKLDREQIGDRKPSQFLQRLKDLAGGTMTDDALKTESTTSFHTNKLSAHLAPKNPSFLSLSQKVELLPKQVEAMHMNRGDQNRRLKRSRSRSRAWQHRNPTPTSIEKKNNDPTGFCYFHRKWGSKARNCNPLFDFNQQAGNENGCH from the exons ATGCCTGGAACCATTGACTACTCACCTCCTGTGAACGCTAAAGCTGATGCTCCCACAGAAAATTCAATCAAAGCATTGGAGCGCAATTGCCAGAACTCCAGCAACAAGTACTTTCCCAGCAGGCGAGAG CTCTGGTTCGCACAACTCGAAGCACAGTTTACATTGGTCAATTTGCCATCTGATGCCCGAAAGTTTAACCTCGTTATTGCTCATCTAGATCCGTCCACAGCTCCAGCAATACAAGGCGTCACCATCAATAAACCACAAGGTAATGCATATGTTCGATTGAAAGAAGAACTCATTTCTCGTTTGGCCCCGTCTAGAGACACACAGATTAGGCAAAAGCTAGATCGAGAACAGATAGGTGACAGGAAACCATCTCAGTTTCTTCAACGATTAAAGGATTTAGCTGGTGGTACAATGACTGATGATGCCTTAAAG ACAGAATCAACGACGTCATTTCACACAAACAAGTTGTCAGCACATCTAGCCCCCAAAAATCCTTCATTTTTGAGTCTCTCACAGAAAGTGGAACTACTGCCAAAGCAAGTTGAAGCCATGCACATGAACAGAGGAGACCAAAATCGCAGGCTGAAAAGATCGAGGTCACGCTCTCGTGCTTGGCAACACAGAAATCCAACACCAACTTCAATCGAGAAGAAAAACAACGATCCAACTGGTTTTTGCTATTTCCATCGTAAATGGGGATCTAAAGCAAGAAATTGCAACCCACTATTTGATTTCAACCAGCAAGCGGGAAACGAAAACGGATGTCATTGA